The Pseudosulfitobacter pseudonitzschiae genome includes a region encoding these proteins:
- a CDS encoding DMT family transporter, producing MTQTPEITGKSWAMVAILAFTWGGTFLVTELALTGITPFWLAAGRIGFAAALMLVIWLAMGGRLFSDAPCRRTWGAMAAIGAFSSAIPFMLLAWGQQYVTSGFAGVSMASVALTVLPLAHFLVPGERLTWRRTAGFLIGFAGVCVLIGGRAFESTGAGLETAGRVACISAACCYGISSVLMRRLPKVDPIGLSTVLLLIAAVIVVPAALIVEGLPPLPSAQTLLIIAFLGLVPTAAANFLRVTVIRTAGPVFMSLTNYQVPIWSVLMGILLLGEPAPPSLLLALVLILAGVGLSQYGALRRMFARNRAPQ from the coding sequence ATGACGCAAACACCCGAGATCACTGGTAAAAGCTGGGCGATGGTCGCAATCCTTGCGTTCACATGGGGTGGTACGTTCCTTGTGACCGAGCTTGCCCTGACAGGCATCACGCCATTCTGGCTGGCAGCGGGCCGCATCGGCTTTGCCGCTGCGCTGATGCTGGTGATCTGGCTGGCGATGGGCGGGCGGCTGTTCAGCGATGCACCTTGCCGCAGGACATGGGGTGCGATGGCGGCAATCGGTGCGTTCAGTTCGGCCATTCCGTTCATGTTGCTGGCATGGGGGCAGCAGTATGTGACATCCGGATTTGCCGGTGTGTCGATGGCTTCGGTTGCGCTGACCGTTTTGCCGTTGGCGCATTTTCTGGTCCCCGGCGAGCGGTTGACATGGCGACGCACGGCCGGCTTTCTGATCGGTTTTGCCGGTGTCTGCGTGCTGATCGGTGGCCGCGCCTTTGAAAGCACCGGCGCGGGGCTGGAAACGGCGGGACGCGTGGCCTGTATTTCGGCGGCCTGTTGTTATGGCATCTCGTCGGTGTTGATGCGACGTCTGCCAAAAGTTGACCCCATCGGGTTAAGCACGGTGCTGTTGCTGATCGCCGCGGTCATCGTCGTGCCCGCCGCGTTGATCGTCGAAGGGCTGCCGCCGCTTCCTTCAGCGCAGACTTTATTGATCATCGCTTTTTTGGGGTTGGTCCCCACCGCTGCAGCAAACTTTCTACGAGTCACGGTGATCCGCACGGCGGGGCCGGTGTTCATGTCATTGACGAACTATCAGGTGCCGATCTGGTCGGTTCTGATGGGCATCTTGCTGTTGGGCGAACCCGCGCCACCCTCGCTGTTGCTGGCGCTGGTTCTGATTTTGGCGGGCGTGGGACTTAGCCAATATGGTGCGCTTCGCCGCATGTTTGCACGAAACCGCGCCCCTCAGTAA
- a CDS encoding glycosyltransferase family 2 protein, with product MSDQRLRLVEPQGVPDLRAGVPLGRQLVNAELISESELLNALDLQRRVDAQLGDILVAEGVLQPTDLLATLAHQYNAQMIDLNASPPHPKLAAALPPALCLKHQVVPWMRVGNTLLVATARPDLFANLQCCMGMQGHAMLPVVTDAGAIRVQINRLYSAELAHVAITRVASVESCRNWGGGNALWLWLAGFALTACLLLSPAWTVTVACLWAALTLMMTTAMKGAAFVAQIVGGLHGHLSAPPPVPPPFRLPRVSVMVPLLHEKEIANALIKRLERLTYPKSLLEVVLVLEASDIVTRDTIARTELPPWISVIEVPDADCLTTKPRALNYALDFCKGSIIGVWDAEDAPEPDQIEKVVLRFRTAPPDVACLQGILDYYNPRTNWMSRCFTIEYATWWRLILPGIARLGLVLPLGGTTLFFRRDILERLGGWDAHNVTEDADLGVRLARHGYRTELLPTATHEEANCRPWRWVRQRSRWLKGFMITYFVHMRHPRQLLRELGWKRVAGLQVIFLATFSQFAAAPLLWSFWLIPLGLPHPVQTTLGTQAVWAMTALFVVSELLSLTLGLAAVSGRAHRHLLPWVPTMPFYFPLGALAAYKALYEMIAQPFFWDKTQHGYAEATENV from the coding sequence ATGAGCGATCAAAGGCTGCGACTTGTCGAACCTCAAGGGGTGCCCGATCTGCGGGCCGGTGTCCCTTTGGGTCGTCAGCTGGTCAATGCGGAGCTAATTTCAGAATCAGAATTGTTGAACGCCCTTGACCTGCAACGGCGCGTCGATGCGCAACTGGGCGATATTCTTGTGGCCGAGGGCGTTTTGCAGCCCACCGATCTGCTGGCGACGTTGGCCCACCAGTACAACGCGCAGATGATCGACCTGAACGCCAGCCCGCCGCACCCGAAACTGGCTGCTGCCTTGCCGCCTGCCCTGTGCCTGAAACATCAGGTGGTGCCATGGATGCGCGTGGGAAACACCCTGCTGGTGGCCACCGCACGCCCCGATCTTTTTGCAAACCTTCAATGCTGCATGGGCATGCAAGGGCACGCCATGCTGCCGGTGGTCACCGACGCAGGCGCCATCCGCGTCCAGATCAACCGGCTTTACAGCGCCGAACTGGCGCACGTTGCAATCACCCGCGTCGCCAGCGTTGAAAGCTGCCGCAACTGGGGCGGGGGCAATGCGCTGTGGCTGTGGTTGGCAGGCTTTGCGCTGACTGCCTGCCTGCTTTTGTCCCCCGCGTGGACAGTGACGGTGGCCTGCCTGTGGGCGGCGCTGACATTGATGATGACAACCGCAATGAAAGGTGCGGCATTTGTCGCGCAGATCGTGGGGGGCCTGCACGGCCACCTGTCGGCCCCACCCCCTGTGCCACCGCCCTTTCGCCTGCCACGGGTGTCGGTGATGGTGCCGCTGCTGCACGAAAAAGAGATTGCCAACGCGCTGATCAAACGGCTGGAGCGGCTGACCTATCCCAAGTCCCTGCTCGAAGTCGTTCTGGTACTGGAAGCCAGCGACATCGTCACCCGCGACACCATCGCGCGCACCGAATTGCCGCCCTGGATCAGCGTCATCGAGGTGCCGGACGCCGATTGCCTGACCACCAAACCACGGGCGCTGAACTATGCGCTGGATTTCTGCAAAGGGTCCATCATCGGGGTATGGGACGCCGAAGACGCGCCCGAACCGGACCAGATCGAAAAAGTGGTGCTGCGGTTCCGCACCGCGCCGCCCGACGTCGCCTGCCTGCAGGGGATTCTGGATTATTACAATCCGCGCACCAACTGGATGTCACGCTGTTTCACCATCGAATATGCGACGTGGTGGCGGCTGATCCTGCCCGGTATCGCGCGGCTGGGGCTGGTGCTCCCGCTGGGCGGGACAACGCTGTTTTTCCGCCGCGACATTCTGGAGCGTCTGGGCGGCTGGGATGCGCACAACGTCACCGAAGACGCCGATCTGGGCGTGCGGCTGGCACGCCACGGCTATCGTACCGAACTGCTGCCCACGGCCACCCATGAAGAGGCCAACTGCCGCCCGTGGCGCTGGGTGCGGCAACGTTCGCGCTGGCTCAAGGGGTTCATGATAACCTATTTCGTGCACATGCGTCACCCGCGCCAGTTGCTGCGCGAACTGGGCTGGAAGCGCGTTGCAGGCTTGCAGGTGATCTTTCTGGCCACCTTTTCGCAATTCGCGGCGGCACCGCTGTTGTGGTCGTTCTGGCTGATCCCGCTGGGTTTACCGCATCCGGTCCAGACGACACTGGGCACGCAGGCGGTGTGGGCAATGACCGCGCTTTTTGTCGTCTCGGAACTGCTAAGCCTGACGCTGGGGCTTGCGGCGGTGTCGGGCCGTGCACACCGGCATTTGCTGCCTTGGGTGCCCACAATGCCGTTCTATTTCCCTCTGGGCGCGCTGGCCGCCTACAAAGCCTTGTACGAAATGATCGCACAGCCGTTCTTTTGGGACAAAACCCAGCACGGATATGCCGAGGCAACCGAAAACGTCTGA
- a CDS encoding aminotransferase class V-fold PLP-dependent enzyme: MALLDTVDPQGMDEFSVVFTDRSLNHMSAAFQKVMKDISAMLKEVYGADAVAIIPGGGTYGMEAVARQFARGSRVLVVRNGWFSYRWSQIIESGDLTGDATVLKARQTGNASPSPFAPAPIEEVVAAIRESKPGIVFAPHVETSAGVILPDDYVAAMATAAHEVGALMVLDCIASGCAWVDMRKLGVDVLLSAPQKGWSASPSAGLVMMSDRAQARMDQTTSDSFAIDLKKWHQIMQAYENGGHAYHATMPTDALRAFRDTMVETRDYGFGRLKEAQWQLGDAVRKMLADRGVTSVAAEGFGAPGVVVSYTADPQIQNGKKFAAEGMQIAAGVPLQCDEPADFSTFRLGLFGLDKLYDVDATLARLETALDKVL; encoded by the coding sequence ATGGCATTGCTTGATACCGTTGACCCGCAAGGGATGGATGAATTTTCGGTGGTCTTCACCGACCGCTCGCTGAACCACATGTCCGCCGCCTTTCAAAAGGTGATGAAAGACATCTCGGCCATGCTCAAAGAGGTCTACGGCGCCGACGCGGTGGCAATCATTCCCGGCGGGGGCACCTACGGGATGGAGGCCGTGGCGCGGCAGTTCGCCCGTGGATCGCGGGTGCTGGTCGTGCGTAACGGCTGGTTCAGCTACCGCTGGAGCCAGATCATCGAAAGCGGTGACCTAACTGGCGATGCCACTGTGCTGAAGGCGCGCCAGACCGGCAACGCGTCCCCGTCACCCTTTGCCCCCGCGCCGATTGAAGAGGTCGTGGCCGCAATCCGTGAAAGCAAGCCCGGGATCGTCTTTGCTCCACATGTCGAAACCAGTGCCGGTGTGATTTTGCCTGATGATTATGTGGCCGCGATGGCCACGGCCGCCCACGAGGTTGGTGCGTTGATGGTGCTGGACTGTATCGCATCGGGCTGTGCTTGGGTCGACATGCGCAAGCTGGGTGTCGATGTGCTGCTGTCCGCTCCGCAAAAGGGTTGGAGCGCGTCGCCTTCGGCGGGTCTGGTGATGATGTCCGACCGTGCGCAGGCGCGGATGGACCAGACCACATCCGACAGCTTTGCCATCGACCTGAAGAAGTGGCACCAGATCATGCAGGCCTATGAAAACGGTGGCCATGCCTATCACGCGACGATGCCCACGGATGCGCTGCGTGCCTTTCGCGACACGATGGTGGAAACCCGCGACTACGGTTTTGGCCGCCTGAAAGAGGCGCAGTGGCAGTTGGGCGATGCGGTTCGCAAAATGCTGGCTGACCGTGGCGTGACATCGGTGGCGGCCGAAGGCTTTGGCGCGCCGGGTGTGGTGGTGTCCTATACGGCCGATCCGCAGATTCAGAACGGCAAGAAGTTTGCCGCCGAAGGGATGCAGATTGCAGCCGGTGTGCCGCTGCAATGCGACGAACCTGCTGATTTCTCGACCTTCCGGTTGGGGCTGTTCGGGTTGGACAAACTTTATGACGTTGACGCCACGCTGGCCCGTCTGGAAACCGCGCTGGACAAGGTGCTGTAA
- a CDS encoding Lrp/AsnC family transcriptional regulator produces MMELDDIDRALLRALVLDATQSAGALGRDLGLSQPATWRRIKRLKESGVIAGHRLQIDAEAVGFGVTVFLGVKLATKGRVSLEDFERAVTAIPEVQTVEHVLGLYDYRLRVVARDLSDFERVLRRRIMTLPGAGDVEANVLLSEERLTGPIS; encoded by the coding sequence ATGATGGAGTTGGACGATATCGACCGCGCCCTGCTGCGCGCGCTGGTGCTGGACGCCACGCAAAGTGCCGGCGCACTGGGGCGCGATCTGGGCCTGTCGCAACCTGCCACATGGCGGCGGATCAAACGGCTGAAGGAGAGCGGCGTGATCGCCGGACACCGCTTGCAGATCGACGCCGAGGCCGTGGGCTTTGGCGTGACGGTGTTTCTGGGGGTGAAGCTGGCGACCAAGGGGCGCGTCAGTCTGGAAGATTTTGAGCGCGCGGTGACCGCAATCCCCGAGGTGCAGACGGTGGAACATGTGCTGGGGCTTTATGATTACCGCCTGCGCGTCGTGGCGCGTGATCTGTCCGATTTCGAACGGGTGCTGCGGCGCAGGATCATGACCTTGCCGGGGGCGGGCGATGTCGAGGCCAATGTGCTGCTCAGCGAAGAGCGGTTGACTGGCCCGATCAGCTGA
- a CDS encoding UbiH/UbiF family hydroxylase, whose amino-acid sequence MIETDILISGGGVAGLTAAAAFGTAGFDVICVDPAPPVTEREAAGADMRTTAMLQPAREVLKTAGLWTQLEPYAAPLKIMRIVDAGGEEGTPRLTRDFRAADISDLPFGWNLPNWRLRREMVTRLDELPNVDFRPGTGTDSLFTRTAEARVGLSDGTKVRAKLVIAADGRNSPMRQAAGISVKTTRYGQKALAFAVTHPIPHDNVSTEVHRTGGPFTLVPLPDHEGLPCSAVVWMDDGPVTQARLTMDATAFEAEMSTRSCHLFGPLTLASRRTIWPIISQHAERLSGQRIALMAEAAHVVPPIGAQGLNMSLSDLSTLLELALARHEHLGDAQMLDAYHDARIRDIRVRVAGIDALNRASQVSTPVLRDARALGLNALYALAPVRKTLMQMGLGVR is encoded by the coding sequence ATGATTGAAACCGATATCCTGATTTCCGGCGGCGGTGTCGCGGGGCTGACTGCAGCGGCGGCCTTTGGCACTGCTGGCTTTGACGTGATCTGCGTCGATCCCGCCCCCCCAGTGACCGAGCGCGAGGCCGCTGGTGCCGACATGCGCACCACGGCCATGTTGCAACCCGCCCGCGAGGTGTTGAAAACCGCAGGTCTGTGGACACAGCTGGAACCCTACGCCGCACCGCTCAAGATCATGCGCATCGTCGATGCAGGCGGCGAAGAAGGCACCCCGCGTCTAACCCGTGATTTCCGTGCTGCAGACATTTCCGATCTGCCCTTCGGCTGGAACCTGCCCAACTGGCGGCTGCGGCGCGAAATGGTGACACGGCTGGACGAATTGCCCAACGTCGATTTCCGCCCCGGCACCGGCACCGACAGCCTGTTTACCCGCACGGCCGAGGCACGGGTGGGGCTGAGCGATGGCACAAAAGTGCGCGCCAAGCTGGTGATCGCCGCCGACGGGCGCAATTCACCGATGCGACAGGCAGCGGGAATTTCCGTAAAAACAACGCGCTACGGGCAAAAGGCGCTGGCCTTTGCCGTGACCCATCCGATCCCGCATGACAATGTCTCGACCGAGGTGCACCGCACCGGCGGGCCATTCACGCTGGTGCCGCTGCCCGATCACGAGGGGCTGCCCTGTTCTGCCGTGGTCTGGATGGATGACGGGCCCGTGACTCAGGCCCGTCTGACAATGGACGCCACCGCCTTCGAGGCCGAGATGTCCACCCGCAGTTGCCATCTGTTCGGCCCGCTTACGCTGGCGTCGCGCCGCACGATCTGGCCGATCATCAGCCAGCACGCCGAACGCCTTAGCGGCCAGCGTATCGCGCTGATGGCCGAAGCGGCCCATGTGGTGCCACCCATCGGCGCGCAGGGCCTGAACATGAGCCTGTCCGATCTGTCGACCCTGCTTGAGCTGGCGTTGGCGCGGCATGAACACTTGGGCGACGCGCAGATGCTGGACGCCTATCACGATGCCCGCATTCGCGACATACGCGTGCGGGTGGCAGGCATTGACGCGCTGAACCGCGCCTCACAGGTCAGCACGCCCGTGCTGCGGGATGCGCGGGCGTTGGGGTTGAATGCGCTCTATGCGCTGGCACCGGTGCGCAAGACGCTAATGCAGATGGGGCTTGGGGTCCGCTGA
- a CDS encoding GntR family transcriptional regulator, whose amino-acid sequence MKPVNTDAYSMILEAIDMGQYRPGDRLVESELADRFGMSRTPIREALQRLETQSLLARDGRSLIVASLDHNQMAELYVVRGELEGLAANLAARHATAEEVRVLREMVEADNKLLNDPAAMARANRRFHKQIHLASHNRYLVQQLDLVHRSMALMATTTLAADGRAEIAQQEHDAIVRAIEAGDGAAAGAALREHISVAFMTRLKLDAAQREEDG is encoded by the coding sequence ATGAAGCCAGTGAACACAGATGCCTATTCGATGATCCTCGAAGCGATCGACATGGGGCAATACCGTCCCGGTGACCGGTTGGTGGAAAGCGAACTGGCGGACCGGTTCGGCATGTCGCGCACCCCGATCCGCGAAGCGTTGCAACGGCTTGAGACGCAATCGCTGTTGGCGCGAGACGGGCGGAGCCTGATCGTGGCGTCGCTGGATCACAACCAGATGGCCGAACTTTACGTCGTGCGCGGCGAGCTTGAGGGGTTGGCCGCCAACCTCGCGGCACGTCACGCCACAGCCGAAGAAGTGCGCGTTTTGCGCGAGATGGTCGAGGCGGACAACAAACTACTGAACGATCCGGCGGCGATGGCGCGCGCGAACCGGCGGTTTCATAAGCAGATCCATTTGGCCTCGCACAACCGATATCTGGTACAGCAACTGGATCTGGTGCATCGCAGCATGGCGCTGATGGCAACGACAACGCTGGCGGCAGACGGGCGCGCTGAGATTGCCCAGCAGGAACACGACGCCATTGTGCGGGCCATCGAGGCGGGTGATGGCGCAGCGGCGGGGGCGGCGTTGCGCGAACATATCTCGGTTGCGTTCATGACGCGGTTGAAGCTGGACGCGGCACAGCGCGAGGAAGACGGCTGA
- the ilvC gene encoding ketol-acid reductoisomerase, which translates to MRVYYDRDCDVNLIKDKKVAILGYGSQGHAHALNLRDSGAKNLVVALREGSPSIAKAEGEGLKTMGIAEAAAWADLIMFTMPDELQADTYKKYVHDNIREGAAIAFAHGLNVHFGLIEPKEGIDVIMMAPKGPGHTVRGEYTKGGGVPCLVAVDRDASGKALEIGLSYCSAIGGGRSGIIETNFREECETDLFGEQAVLCGGLVELIRMGFETLVEAGYAPEMAYFECLHEVKLIVDLIYEGGIANMNYSISNTAEYGEYVSGPRILPYDETKARMKAVLTDIQTGKFVRDFMAENQVGQPFFKGTRRINDEHQIEATGEKLRGMMPWISAGKMVDKAKN; encoded by the coding sequence ATGCGCGTTTATTATGACCGCGATTGCGACGTCAACCTGATCAAAGACAAGAAAGTGGCCATTCTGGGCTACGGCTCGCAGGGTCACGCCCACGCGCTGAACCTGCGCGACAGTGGTGCCAAGAACCTTGTCGTTGCCCTGCGCGAAGGCTCGCCCTCGATCGCCAAAGCCGAAGGCGAAGGCCTGAAAACAATGGGCATCGCAGAGGCAGCCGCTTGGGCCGATCTGATCATGTTCACAATGCCCGACGAACTTCAGGCCGATACGTACAAGAAATACGTTCACGACAACATCCGTGAAGGTGCAGCCATTGCATTCGCGCACGGTCTGAACGTGCACTTCGGCCTGATCGAACCCAAAGAAGGCATCGACGTCATCATGATGGCCCCCAAAGGCCCCGGTCACACCGTACGCGGCGAATACACCAAAGGCGGCGGCGTTCCCTGTCTGGTTGCTGTCGACCGTGACGCATCGGGCAAGGCGCTGGAAATCGGCTTGTCCTATTGCTCTGCCATCGGTGGCGGCCGTTCGGGCATCATCGAAACCAACTTCCGCGAAGAATGCGAAACCGACCTGTTCGGTGAACAGGCCGTTCTGTGTGGCGGTCTGGTCGAACTGATCCGCATGGGCTTTGAAACACTGGTCGAAGCCGGTTACGCACCGGAAATGGCCTATTTCGAATGCCTGCACGAAGTGAAACTGATCGTCGACCTGATCTATGAAGGCGGCATCGCCAACATGAACTACTCGATCTCGAACACAGCCGAGTATGGCGAATATGTTTCGGGCCCGCGCATCCTGCCCTACGACGAGACAAAGGCACGGATGAAAGCGGTTCTGACCGACATTCAAACCGGCAAGTTCGTGCGCGACTTCATGGCGGAAAACCAAGTGGGCCAGCCGTTCTTCAAAGGCACCCGTCGCATCAACGACGAACACCAGATCGAAGCCACAGGCGAGAAACTGCGCGGCATGATGCCGTGGATTTCAGCTGGTAAAATGGTCGACAAAGCCAAGAACTAA
- the glmM gene encoding phosphoglucosamine mutase, which yields MKKLFGTDGIRGTANTGNMTAETALRIGAAVGRYFKPDDSGVHRVVIGKDTRLSGYMFENALTAGLTSMGMNVLLLGPVPTPAVGLLTRSMRADLGVMISASHNPAEDNGIKFFGPDGFKLSDAAEAEIEALVRGGVELIDAGQIGRAKRIDDGRFRYIERIKSSFPRQMRLDGLKVVVDCANGAAHRVAPEALWELGATVIPVGVSPNGYNINQGCGSTHPETAAEAVVAHGADVGICLDGDADRVILIDENGKVGDGDQFMALMAARWADEGKLKGNALVATVMSNLGLERFLEGRGLRLERTNVGDRYVVERMRAGGFNLGGEQSGHIVMTDHSTTGDGLMAGLQFLAEMVRSEEPASVLLNNFKPVPQLLKNVRYAEGQAPLEAASVKAAIADAEAQLRGNGRLLIRTSGTEPLIRVMAESEDAQVLEDAVNAVVDAVETAVIT from the coding sequence ATGAAAAAACTCTTTGGAACGGACGGCATTCGCGGCACCGCGAACACCGGCAACATGACTGCCGAAACCGCTCTGCGCATTGGCGCGGCGGTCGGGCGTTATTTCAAACCCGATGACAGCGGTGTGCACCGCGTGGTGATCGGCAAGGACACGCGCCTGTCTGGGTATATGTTTGAAAATGCGCTGACGGCGGGTTTGACGTCGATGGGCATGAACGTGCTGCTGCTGGGGCCGGTGCCGACACCTGCCGTCGGCCTGCTGACGCGGTCCATGCGTGCCGATCTGGGCGTTATGATTTCGGCCAGCCACAATCCGGCAGAGGATAATGGCATCAAGTTCTTTGGCCCTGACGGGTTCAAACTGTCCGACGCCGCCGAAGCCGAGATCGAAGCGCTGGTGCGCGGCGGAGTCGAGCTGATTGACGCAGGCCAGATAGGCCGCGCCAAACGGATCGACGACGGGCGGTTCCGGTATATCGAGCGGATCAAATCATCGTTCCCGCGCCAGATGCGTCTGGACGGGCTGAAAGTGGTCGTGGATTGCGCCAACGGTGCCGCCCATCGCGTCGCGCCGGAAGCTTTGTGGGAACTGGGTGCCACCGTGATCCCCGTCGGCGTCAGCCCCAATGGCTACAATATCAATCAGGGCTGCGGGTCGACCCATCCAGAAACCGCTGCCGAAGCGGTGGTGGCGCATGGCGCAGATGTGGGGATTTGTCTGGACGGTGACGCCGATCGGGTGATCCTGATCGACGAAAACGGCAAGGTGGGAGACGGTGACCAGTTCATGGCATTGATGGCTGCCCGCTGGGCCGACGAGGGCAAGCTGAAGGGCAACGCTCTGGTTGCAACTGTGATGTCAAATCTGGGACTGGAACGCTTTCTTGAGGGGCGCGGTCTGCGGTTGGAACGCACGAACGTGGGCGATCGCTATGTGGTGGAACGGATGCGCGCGGGCGGCTTTAATCTGGGTGGCGAACAATCGGGTCATATTGTCATGACCGACCATTCGACCACCGGTGACGGTCTGATGGCAGGGCTGCAATTTCTGGCGGAAATGGTCCGCTCGGAAGAGCCCGCAAGCGTGCTGTTGAACAATTTCAAACCGGTGCCGCAACTGCTGAAAAACGTGCGTTACGCCGAAGGGCAGGCCCCGCTAGAGGCCGCATCTGTAAAGGCCGCTATCGCTGACGCCGAAGCGCAGTTGCGCGGCAATGGCCGCCTGCTGATCCGGACCTCGGGGACCGAGCCGCTTATCCGTGTCATGGCAGAAAGCGAAGATGCGCAGGTGTTGGAAGATGCGGTTAACGCGGTGGTGGACGCGGTTGAGACGGCTGTCATCACTTGA
- a CDS encoding pyrimidine 5'-nucleotidase, whose translation MPHTDFSHVTSWVFDLDNTLYHPSARLFDQIEVRMTTYVMDALGVDRTEADRLRVHYWRTHGTTLAGLMREHGVDPAPYLTVVHDIDLTHLTADAVLAARLRALPGRRIVYTNGCGPYAERVLAARGLAGCFDAIYGVEHANFLPKPDRAAFETIFAADGLRPDVAAMFEDDTRNLAAPHAMGMRTVHVADAPAPADHIHHHTDDLSGFLARLVG comes from the coding sequence ATGCCACACACCGATTTCTCTCATGTTACGTCTTGGGTCTTTGACCTCGACAATACGCTCTATCACCCCTCTGCGCGCCTTTTCGACCAGATCGAAGTGCGCATGACCACCTATGTTATGGACGCCCTCGGCGTGGACCGCACCGAGGCCGACCGCCTGCGCGTGCATTATTGGCGCACCCACGGCACCACGCTGGCGGGTCTGATGCGCGAACATGGCGTTGATCCCGCCCCCTATCTGACAGTTGTGCATGACATCGACCTGACCCATCTGACGGCGGATGCGGTCCTTGCCGCACGGTTGCGCGCCCTGCCCGGACGGCGCATCGTCTATACCAACGGGTGCGGCCCTTATGCCGAACGGGTGCTGGCCGCGCGCGGGCTGGCGGGGTGCTTTGATGCTATTTATGGCGTCGAGCACGCCAATTTCTTGCCCAAACCCGACCGCGCCGCCTTTGAGACCATCTTTGCCGCTGACGGGCTGCGCCCCGATGTGGCCGCGATGTTCGAGGATGACACCCGCAATCTGGCGGCCCCCCACGCGATGGGGATGCGCACCGTACATGTCGCAGACGCGCCCGCCCCTGCGGATCACATCCACCACCACACCGACGATCTGTCGGGGTTTCTGGCACGACTGGTAGGATAG
- a CDS encoding Lrp/AsnC family transcriptional regulator yields the protein MLDDLDRRILRQWQADPTLTPAELAERCGMTPARVQRRQMRMMDTGAVKGVRAVIDWQALGYSVEVSLRVTLDKTVAVAFDEFLKAAHDVPEVVEIQTFLGRVDVRLSVIAQDMGHYQRVYRTRVLTLPHIADIEPLMHVARIKSDERLPI from the coding sequence ATGCTTGATGATCTGGACAGACGCATTCTGCGCCAATGGCAGGCCGATCCGACGCTGACACCCGCCGAACTGGCCGAGCGCTGCGGCATGACGCCCGCGCGGGTGCAGCGGCGGCAGATGCGGATGATGGACACCGGCGCTGTCAAAGGCGTGCGCGCGGTGATCGACTGGCAGGCATTGGGCTATTCTGTCGAAGTGTCGCTGCGGGTTACGCTGGACAAAACCGTTGCGGTGGCCTTTGACGAGTTTCTTAAGGCCGCACACGATGTGCCAGAGGTGGTCGAAATCCAGACATTTCTGGGCCGTGTCGATGTGCGCCTGTCGGTGATCGCGCAGGATATGGGGCATTACCAGCGTGTCTATCGTACGCGGGTTCTGACATTGCCGCATATCGCGGACATCGAGCCGCTGATGCATGTGGCGCGGATTAAATCAGACGAGCGGTTGCCGATATGA